GTATCAAATCCGCCGCAAGAACAATTTCCATTATTATTAATGGGAGCATCCATTAACACCGATgtactaaaaattataacatttattaaaaataaaaaccaacaaTTGAAACTccccaaataatatatatatatatatatatatattataattgtccgTTATGCTTCAatggttattttattactatattcaTCATATGAAAATATACCTTGTAACTATTGACTCCTGCCCGAGAACTCCAAAAAGTAAAGACAAGTAGATGTAAAACATTGCGTTATATTCAATAATGTTGAATAACTGCGTTATATTCAATAATGTTGAATAACTTACAAAATGAAACTGATAGAACTAAACTTACGGCTTAACTTAAATACCTAAACGTTCCAATTACTTTTAGGGTACCCTTGACGAATAAAGTTTTaggataatatttgaaaatatttgacgAGTGAGTCCTGACATCCATCATGTAAAtaggaaaagaaaataaagtaaagatACAATTCCGATGTCatcctataaataaattacagataTACAactcgattattttattttattaatgctaTATTATCGCCATCTTAAGATGGTTATAATAGAGCAAGGGACTTCTGTAATAATTACGAAgtagacacaaaaaaaaacaaggaagAAAGCTTAGCCCTGCAGAGTTATTACGGTTATAGCACAACTAtcgttgctatcaaatatttgttgggggttgataaatgttgcaatcgataaatcagtattatgaaCCTATCCAGTACCTGATTTATATCGATAAGTTGCAATGTGAATAGTATATAGTTGCTGGTATAGTAACGGAGAGCTATTAtcgcatatttaaatttaaagttgtatCTCAGAAAGTTACAAATCATGGACACTGTGctgtataatgtattataaggTAAAATGTTTTGGTACGAATACGAGTAGAGTGTTATGATTGTATCAGTTATACAATAAGCAGTTATACGCTTAAAGGAAAGGAGACAATTGATACATTAATCAACGCTCACGAGGTATAcgatacttattatatataactcttaatgatatatcaatatttttttaactaaatgtaTTGGTCAAGTAAATTCGGTTAAGTTGCGACGACATTAAGATGCAAATTAAACATGCATCtggttcaaattaaattatatataaatatttttttttaattatttttttttattgtgcaGAGGTATACCTTcatgagtgaatagatctattcATTTCATATACAGCTTATAAGATAGGtacaacagaaaaaaaattcaatgtgaaaatacttattacaggttttgtaattaaatttagatatcaAATTCTCGTTAATataagtaagttttatatatttctcattCTTAATATTGGGTTAGTTAATTTAAGCTTTTGTTTTGGACGACAGTTCAAGAGGAAAGTCAATCTTATTGCCGCatactttatacaagtattCTTGTATAAAGATACAGGCAAGATTGAGAATTGTGATTATGGGCCAccaattcttttaaaaaattttttccaagattaatactaatattataaattttaattgaggataaataaatcacatttattaaatacttaattctttatcaattatgtaatacagatacaataaaaataattgatttcattaaatagtattatcTTTGGGGAGCTGGACAAGGCTTTGGCATTTTTCCTAGAAGACTTTGAATTTCCTTTTTCTCATCATAGCTCTTCcacatttcatataaattaattattgatctgACTATTTCTTGTATCTGGAACATGAAATaaccatttataataacattttcttagTACTAATATATCTCAGATTAACAATCTCAAAATCTTACTTTATCCATGTCGACATTCAATTCAGCAAACCAGGGTTTTAAATTCTCCTTTCCGAGCATAACACATGCTATGTGTAGAGCCCCAATTgcaatctaaaataaattgtataatttttttttatataaatttaaaataagacttATGATCAATCACTTGAAATGAAAGCATTACCTGATATGGAGGGTACAATAAGCTAACGTCAGTTCTCAGAGAATCATTAACAATTCTCCAGGCATAAGTAAGGAGTTGGTCATCTTGTCCTATATCTTGTACAAAGAGTAAAAGAGGTCTATATGGTTGATAAACAATAAGGCAACAATCTAAATTCTCCAGTAAATAGAATTCACATTCTAGTATATGATTAGTTCTGTATGGAAATTCCTGCTGTCCATATG
This genomic window from Vanessa tameamea isolate UH-Manoa-2023 chromosome 5, ilVanTame1 primary haplotype, whole genome shotgun sequence contains:
- the LOC113392673 gene encoding cyclin-C, which codes for MAGNFWQSSHHQQWILDKQDLVRDRQLDLAKLSEEEYQKIFNFFASIIQVLGEQLKLRQQVIATATVYFKRFYARNSLKCIDPLLLAPTCVFLASKVEEFGVISNSRLITTCQTVIKNKFSYAYGQQEFPYRTNHILECEFYLLENLDCCLIVYQPYRPLLLFVQDIGQDDQLLTYAWRIVNDSLRTDVSLLYPPYQIAIGALHIACVMLGKENLKPWFAELNVDMDKIQEIVRSIINLYEMWKSYDEKKEIQSLLGKMPKPCPAPQR